The sequence below is a genomic window from Vibrio mangrovi.
ACCTGAGTCTGTTCCAGTTTTTTTATCCGGGCAGTTACCGCTGAACGCGACAAGTTAACAGCCTTGGCAATATCACTCACCGGTGTGCGGGCGTTTGTTCTGAGAATCTCAATAATATGTTGATCAAATTTATCCATGTTCTGGCTCATCACCCTATCACAATTTATGTCATAACCCCTTGTGTCATAACCCCGATAACCGCCAATGTGACGGCTGATATTCCCCCAAACCGTCACTTTGACTTATGAATATATCATTTTGCCACGTGCATACGAACACAGAACACCATAAACTTGCCACATGATTCGTTATTCAGAAATATTGCCGTGTCACAACAGCTTAAGAAAGAAATCACCCTGATATCCGGTATCGGTCAGCTTTCCACAACCCTGATGGGAACCGGATTATTTATGATTCCTGCGATTGCAGCCGGAATCGCCGACAGAATGACCCTTTGGGCATGGCTGTTTCTGTTTATCGCAGTGTGTCCGATTGCACTCACTTTTGCCGGGCTGGGCAAACGCTATCCCAATGCAGGCGGAACGGCTTATTTCGTCCGGATGGCATTTAATCCTCGTCTGGAAAGATCCGTTGCCTGGCTGTTTATCAGTGTTATTCCGGTCGGTATTCCCGCGGCCATCACTATGGCCGGTGGCTTTTTACAGCAGCTATTACCATCACCACTGAATACATCGCTCTGGGCACAATCGATCACCTTATGTTTATTAGTGCTGGTGAATCTGTCCGGCTCCAAAACCAGCGGGCGTCTGCAATCGCTGATCGCACTGAGTATTTTTAGTCTCGTGGCTGCGCTGCTTTGGAAGGGACAGATTGCGCCGCAGGACTTCACGATGCCACCACTGACAAGTACCAGCCTGTGGCCTGTGGCTTCAGCCCTCGGCGTGATGTTCTGGTGTTTTGTCGGAATCGAAGCATTTGCCCATATGGGTGAAGAGTTCAAACGTCCGGGCCGGGATTTCCCTTTAGCCATTTTACTTGGCTGCCTGATTGCCGGCCTCACTTACTGGGCCTGCTCGGTCGTTATCCTGAAGTTTGGTGCCTACGGCACGCCGGAGTTTGATGTCACCTCAATTCCCTGGCTCAGTGATCATCTGTTCGGAACGCAGGTTTCAGCCCTGATAACACTAGTTGGATTCTGCGCCTGTTTCGCCAGCCTGAATCTGTATCTGCAAAGTTTCTCTCGCATGCTCTGGGCACAGACTAAACAGTCCCGGCCTCAGAGCCGGATTGCCCGGCTCTCAGCCAGAGGGATTCCGGCCAATGCGACGCTACTGATTGCGGCAGTTATCTATCTGTTGATCCTGCTCGGAGAATT
It includes:
- the yjeH gene encoding L-methionine/branched-chain amino acid transporter is translated as MSQQLKKEITLISGIGQLSTTLMGTGLFMIPAIAAGIADRMTLWAWLFLFIAVCPIALTFAGLGKRYPNAGGTAYFVRMAFNPRLERSVAWLFISVIPVGIPAAITMAGGFLQQLLPSPLNTSLWAQSITLCLLVLVNLSGSKTSGRLQSLIALSIFSLVAALLWKGQIAPQDFTMPPLTSTSLWPVASALGVMFWCFVGIEAFAHMGEEFKRPGRDFPLAILLGCLIAGLTYWACSVVILKFGAYGTPEFDVTSIPWLSDHLFGTQVSALITLVGFCACFASLNLYLQSFSRMLWAQTKQSRPQSRIARLSARGIPANATLLIAAVIYLLILLGEFARLDLSLFLKLANSVFVFIYLLAMLSAWKLLHGMARYLAGIALILCVLVFFCLGWSAMYALIIFIVLGFFPGRRTDPLQQHAT